In one Fusarium falciforme chromosome 5, complete sequence genomic region, the following are encoded:
- a CDS encoding Ribosomal protein L19, with protein sequence MSKVDSSDSGASSDLDIAAVKKALASSSTAIRIAQLRTIEEKLTQKSLDPSSISRLLQLFFGTYAFYADRESRISVQRCLVALVSAGVDPKTISPLIAVIRKESQKHGIAPTSAFVLVEWCSLFMQHLDASLWDQFATDILLTDADALDRCHQLVSRKSVVHSAVIVTRRGLRKLLSNPDSSEKRLSDAVSVLATKGAQSTPRNAILLGIIAGVSARKEHLRPVLDSLKPKYYEFFSRELIGSRTAVSEHLILGFADFFTSFATLDEVSKELIPALEKGLLRAPEVILGGVLTPLVRSLPESFDLSKVLEQKLLKPILSNVKSTNAAIRAGALDAFRALVNRCNDDASLEKITNEIATPLKLGKLASPDQRILHAQMLEFVPLSKSSADKIVNAVSVVAGKEGNEGALAAETLALARAVAFILDNEGEIPKAVLDPIAKGLADKKAPSRKCWLLRVGYILQTLAEAQTTSPGMSAFVEAVIPKIITTFNEVTTNAATAAQNGLIVGAYILTAVTPHVRRLFPDSPADSALVKASVVKHSLSLDPKPSFLLNHRIYSKVTAEEDLRWFARALTSAFGSLEQDADNQVALAWSEAIIHQTAAHNVPPSIQQETSKALSGLYTRNPKRVSTLIINGLWDHLEHSGSRDRDHSIDPHNLVHVVKAICLTPKDLEKSGQSIAKEDLESQANSLLVLARSELIPRANWIDLCLRMELDPGDLVRKYQNELLEEIDRRTSFDQKSDVVKKAAYNAAADLAFVAPDTIIPRLLEVISRDLAAEQLHDVGPVEAAIFRTPEGTCFVDVLAKKAQQVVNKNNKDYDILKWEEELRSQLEKKKGQQKKLTADETAKVNAQLKKESQIRQSLREVEARLLRGIGIIKSLATGPPTDATQWLGTAVSLLIGVMDAGANMITGDAAPLAYITCSEKVSERLGSMRPFIGVAALRLRDVSLEENYQEEPLEDLITRVLYRLRFAGEQRPFDSVSLIYALPLVLDVLRKGGVGSTADDADAQLVLAIEFLSFHTDICVDEAVPRAELLSVLISSMQAYTQHYKLIKDCFADMCRCIAPNMNREEMIVLAKGALVPETRVRSTVLQSISAEVDMSELGYSDEIWLACHDDEDENQDLGREIWEESGFEVTAEVPLKMLPFVESKDAQLRRAAARAMSEAAGLHNESLEAVIAQLESTYKELAKPRVQQLDEFGMPKKMDLSDPWEGRHGIATAFKELAPVIKTDQLDAFFDFLIDNGPLGDIHSSVRSEMLDASIRAIEIHGKGILDHLMAKFEQTLEQPDKNSEAADRVNEAVIIMYGALARHLTPGDPKIPTVIDRLVATLSTPSETVQYAIAECLPPLIRACPDQSSKYFGQIMEQLLSSKKYAVQRGSAYGLAGLVMGRGISSLREYRILSTLTDAMENKKEANQREAALLAYELLSTLLGRLFEPYVIQVVPQLLTGFGDSNANVRDACLAAAKACFGKLSSYGVKQIMPTLLEGLEEQQWRSKKGACDLLGAMAYLDPQQLANSLPDIIPPLTGVLNDSHKEVRAAANRSLKRFGEVINNPEIKSLVDIILKALSDPTKYTDEALDSLIKVQFVHYLDAPSLALVTRILQRGLGDRSNTKRKAAQVIGSLAHLTEKKDVVMHLPVLVAGLKVAVVDPVPTTRATASRALGSLVEKLGEDTLPDLIPGLMQTLKSDTGAGDRLGSAQALSEVLAGLGTSRLEETLPTILQNVESSKPAVREGFMSLFIFLPVCFGNSFSSYLGRIVPPILAGLADDVESIRETALRAGRLLVKNFAVRAVDLLLPELERGLADDSYRIRLSSVELVGDLLFNLTGIKAGTEADDEIDENAKEAGASLKESLGEEKRNKILSALYVCRCDTAGAVRSAAISVWKVLVHSPRTLKELVPTLTQLLIRRLGSSNMEHKVIASNALGELIRKAGDGVLASLLPTLEEGLQTSTDVDAKQGICLALRELISSASPEALEDHEKTLISVVRTALTDSDEDVREAAAEAFDSLQQIFGKRAVDQVLPFLLNLLRSEDEADNALSALLTLLTETTRSNIILPNLIPTLTTPPISAFDAKALASLSKVAGPAMNRRLPNIINSLMDNEINCKEDDLREELATSFDTVIQSIDEYDGLNTVMNVLLQLLKHEDHRRRAATARHLGNFFSAASVDYSRYNQDIIRSLLNSFDDGDQDVVKSSWAALSGFTKKLRKEEMESLVISTRQTLQRVGVAGANLRGFELPKGINAVLPIFLQGLMNGTAEQRVQAALGIADIVDRTSEASLKPFVTQITGPLIRVVSERATEVKSAILLTLNNLLEKMPMALKPFLPQLQRTFAKSLADTSSETLRTRAAKALGTLIKYTPRIDPLIAELVTGSKTADPGVKTAMLKALYEVISKAGANMGEASRAAVLSLIDMDTDERDDTMTITNAKLLGALIKNVPEEAASGLLKNRVVTSHFSPSSVLALNAVLVESPEALLQNSLIDELPELLCQGIANKNVFVADNCILATGKYLLSDAPKTYETTKGIFEALASIIQPGNATDSRRLALVVVRTVSRNDMEMVRPHVALLAQPIFASVRDPVIPVKLAAEAAFVELFSVADEESRIFDKFMAGSGAELPANTKRSMGDYFKRVAMRLGSQARERREAEGGQGGLGLSNDEAEDEKEIWSVGKVDVGSETFSLHPTSIEDRPPLTTIKMAVLGADASDAVAAISKPKIHHRYQRELVANSCFFLHCRVNLRTQKRLASSVIGCGQRKIWLDPNEQSEISNANSRQTIRKLIADGLIIRKPVTQHSRSRARELNLARREGRHRGYGKRKGTADARMPSQVLWMRRLRVLRRLLVKYRASGKIDKHLYHELYHSSKGNTFKHKRALVEHIHRAKAEKQREKALQEEMDAKRAKNKAARERKQERAAAKRNALLAEE encoded by the exons ATGTCTAAAGTTGACTCCTCCGACTCTGGCGCCTCGTCCGACCTGGACATTGCCGCCGTCAAGAAGGCGCTGGCTTCGTCCTCGACCGCGATCCGAATAGCTCAACTGCGCACAATCGAAGAAAAGCTTACCCAGAAAT CCCTCGACCCCTCCTCCATTTCCCGTCTTCTCCAGCTATTCTTTGGAACATACGCCTTCTATGCCGATAGAGAGTCTCGTATTTCTGTTCAGCGATGCCTTGTTGCCCTGGTTTCGGCCGGTGTTGACCCCAAGACAATCTCCCCACTCATCGCCGTCATCCGCAAGGAAAGCCAGAAGCATGGCATTGCTCCTACAAGCGCCTTCGTCTTGGTAGAATGGTGCAGTCTGTTCATGCAGCACCTCGATGCCTCACTGTGGGATCAATTCGCCACAGATATCCTCCTGACCGATGCCGATGCCTTGGACAGGTGTCACCAGCTAGTTTCCAGGAAATCCGTTGTTCACTCTGCGGTCATCGTCACAAGAAGAGGCTTGAGGAAGCTTTTGTCTAACCCTGATTCCAGTGAGAAACGGCTATCCGATGCTGTCAGCGTTCTTGCTACGAAGGGAGCTCAGTCTACCCCAAGGAATGCCATCTTGCTGGGTATTATTGCTGGGGTCTCTGCTCGGAAGGAGCACCTTCGCCCTGTTCTCGATTCTCTCAAGCCCAAGTATTATGAGTTCTTCTCCAGAGAGCTCATTGGCTCTCGGACTGCCGTCTCGGAGCACTTGATTCTAGGATTTGCCGACTTCTTCACTTCCTTTGCAACACTCGACGAGGTTTCAAAAGAACTTATCCCGGCCCTCGAAAAAGGCCTTCTGCGAGCCCCCGAAGTCATCCTTGGCGGAGTTCTTACACCGCTCGTTCGCAGTCTGCCCGAGAGCTTTGACCTCTCCAAGGTGCTTGAGCAAAAACTGCTGAAGCCCATCTTATCGAACGTCAAGTCAACCAATGCAGCGATTCGCGCTGGTGCTTTGGATGCTTTCCGGGCCCTCGTGAATAGGTGCAATGACGACGCATCCTTAGAGAAGATCACCAACGAGATTGCGACCCCCCTGAAGTTGGGGAAGCTCGCATCCCCGGATCAACGCATACTGCATGCGCAAATGCTTGAGTTTGTCCCGCTATCGAAGTCAAGCGCCGATAAAATTGTCAATGCTGTGTCCGTTGTTGCTGGCAAAGAAGGAAATGAGGGTGCATTGGCAGCAGAGAccttggctctggcaagAGCCGTGGCTTTCATTCTCGATAACGAGGGCGAGATACCCAAGGCTGTCCTGGACCCCATTGCGAAAGGCCTGGCGGATAAGAAGGCTCCTTCTCGAAAGTGCTGGCTTCTCCGTGTGGGCTATATCTTGCAGACCCTCGCTGAGGCTCAAACTACATCTCCTGGAATGTCCGCCTTTGTTGAGGCTGTGATACCAAAGATAATCACAACCTTCAACGAGGTCACTACAAATGCAGCTACAGCTGCGCAGAATGGCCTCATTGTCGGTGCTTACATTCTAACAGCCGTAACTCCTCATGTCCGGCGCTTGTTCCCTGATTCGCCTGCCGACTCGGCTTTGGTTAAAGCTTCCGTGGTTAAGCATTCTCTCTCCCTGGACCCGAAGCCTTCATTCCTGCTCAATCATCGAATCTACTCTAAAGTCACGGCCGAAGAGGACCTTAGATGGTTTGCGCGTGCTTTGACCTCGGCCTTTGGGAGCCTCGAACAGGATGCCGACAACCAAGTCGCACTTGCATGGTCCGAGGCCATCATTCATCAAACCGCCGCCCACAATGTTCCTCCGTCGATCCAACAGGAGACCTCCAAGGCCCTTTCCGGCCTCTACACTCGAAACCCGAAGCGGGTCTCGACGCTTATCATCAACGGCCTTTGGGATCATCTGGAGCATTCTGGGTCTCGTGACAGGGATCATTCGATCGATCCTCACAACTTGGTCCATGTTGTGAAGGCCATCTGCTTGACCCCGAAGGACTTGGAAAAGTCTGGTCAAAGCATTGCCAAAGAAGACCTTGAGTCTCAGGCAAACAGTCTTCTGGTGCTGGCACGCTCAGAGTTGATTCCAAGAGCGAACTGGATTGACCTGTGTCTCCGCATGGAACTGGACCCCGGAGACCTTGTTCGAAAGTACCAGAATGAGCtcttggaggagattgacAGAAGGACCTCTTTTGACCAAAAG TCGGACGTTGTCAAGAAAGCTGCATACAACGCGGCAGCCGACCTAGCCTTCGTTGCACCTGACACGATCATTCCACGTCTGTTGGAGGTCATTAGTCGAGATCTTGCTGCCGAACAGCTCCATGATGTCGGCCCTGTCGAAGCGGCTATCTTCAGAACACCCGAGGGCACCTGCTTTGTCGACGTgcttgccaagaaggcccagCAAGTTGTAAACAAGAACAACAAGGATTACGATATCCTCAAATGGGAAGAAGAACTCCGAAGCCAacttgagaagaagaagggtcagcagaagaagctcaccGCTGATGAAACCGCCAAGGTCAATGCAcagctcaagaaggagagCCAAATTAGACAATCGCTCCGCGAAGTCGAGGCACGGCTTCTGCGTGGTATTGGTATCATCAAGAGCCTAGCAACCGGCCCTCCGACGGATGCGACCCAATGGCTTGGTACTGCAGTTTCACTGCTCATTGGCGTCATGGATGCAGGTGCCAACATGATCACTGGTGATGCAGCCCCCCTGGCATACATCACTTGCTCTGAGAAGGTCTCTGAGCGACTTGGCTCAATGAGACCCTTTATCGGAGTGGCAGCCTTGAGACTTCGAGATGTGTCACTGGAAGAAAACTACCAGGAAGAACCTCTCGAGGACTTGATTACAAGAGTGCTGTATCGTTTGCGATTTGCCGGTGAGCAACGACCATTCGACTCCGTATCGCTCATCTATGCCTTGCCGCTGGTCTTGGATGTCCTTCGCAAAGGAGGAGTTGGCAGCACAGCCGATGATGCAGATGCCCAGCTTGTTTTGGCTATTGAATTCCTGTCATTCCACACAGACATTTGTGTTGATGAAGCCGTCCCACGAGCCGAGCTTCTGTCAGTTCTCATCAGCTCCATGCAAGCATACACGCAACATtacaagctcatcaaggacTGTTTTGCTGACATGTGTCGATGCATCGCACCGAACATGAACCGCGAGGAGATGATCGTCCTAGCCAAGGGCGCATTGGTGCCCGAAACTCGCGTCCGATCAACCGTCTTACAATCCATCAGTGCCGAAGTTGATATGAGCGAGCTTGGGTACTCTGATGAGATTTGGCTCGCCTGccacgatgacgaggacgaaaaCCAAGATTTGGGCCGTGAGATCTGGGAAGAGAGTGGTTTCGAGGTCACAGCTGAGGTCCCACTAAAGATGTTGCCCTTCGTTGAAAGCAAGGATGCTCAGCTACGTCGTGCTGCTGCCCGAGCCATGTCTGAAGCCGCGGGTCTGCACAACGAGTCCCTGGAGGCTGTGATCGCACAATTGGAATCCACCTACAAGGAACTTGCAAAGCCTCGAGTTCAGCAACTCGACGAGTTCGGAATGCCCAAGAAGATGGACTTGTCTGACCCTTGGGAGGGCAGACATGGTATCGCGACTGCATTCAAGGAGCTTGCTCCAGTCATCAAGACTGATCAGTTGGATGCCTTCTTTGATTTCCTGATTGACAATGGCCCCCTGGGAGACATACACAGCTCAGTTCGAAGTGAGATGCTGGATGCCTCGATCCGTGCCATCGAAATCCACGGCAAAGGAATTCTCGATCATCTCATGGCCAAGTTTGAGCAAACCCTGGAGCAGCCAGACAAGAACAGCGAGGCCGCCGATCGCGTCAACGaggccgtcatcatcatgtaCGGTGCATTGGCTCGCCATCTGACTCCTGGCGACCCCAAGATCCCAACTGTCATTGACCGGCTCGTGGCAACTTTGAGTACGCCTTCCGAGACTGTGCAATATGCTATTGCTGAATGTCTACCTCCTCTCATCCGGGCCTGCCCTGACCAGTCATCCAAGTACTTTGGGCAAATCATGGAGCAACTACTCAGCTCCAAGAAGTACGCCGTTCAGCGTGGTTCTGCGTATGGTTTGGCTGGCCTTGTCATGGGCAGGGGAATATCATCCCTCCGTGAATACCGCATTCTTTCGACCCTCACTGATGCGATGgagaacaagaaggaggcaAACCAGCGCGAAGCTGCACTGCTGGCATACGAGCTTCTCTCAACACTACTTGGGCGTCTATTTGAGCCATACGTCATCCAGGTTGTGCCCCAGCTGCTGACAGGCTTTGGTGACAGCAATGCCAATGTCAGAGATGCTTGTTTGGCAGCAGCAAAGGCATGCTTTGGAAAGTTGAGTTCTTACGGTGTCAAGCAGATCATGCCGACTCTCCTGGAAGGACTTGAGGAACAGCAGTGGAGGAGTAAGAAGGGCGCCTGTGATCTACTTGGTGCCATGGCGTACCTTGATCCTCAGCAGCTCGCTAACAGTCTGCCCGATATTATTCCTCCTCTTACTGGTGTACTGAACGACAGTCACAAGGAGGTCAGGGCCGCGGCAAACCGAAGCTTGAAGAGATTCGGTGAAGTCATCAACAACCCTGAAATCAAGAGCTTGGTCGACATCATCCTCAAGGCCCTCAGCGACCCTACCAAGTACACCGACGAGGCTCTTGATTCCCTCATCAAGGTCCAGTTCGTCCACTACCTTGATGCACCATCTCTTGCACTGGTCACTCGTATCCTGCAGCGTGGTCTGGGCGACCGTTCCAACACCAAGCGCAAGGCAGCCCAGGTCATTGGCAGTCTGGCTCATTtgaccgagaagaaggacgtcGTTATGCACCTACCTGTGCTGGTGGCTGGCCTCAAGGTTGCTGTTGTCGACCCGGTTCCCACCACCCGAGCTACAGCGTCCAGAGCACTCGGTTCGTTGGTTGAGAAGCTTGGCGAGGATACCCTACCCGATCTTATCCCCGGCCTGATGCAAACCCTGAAGTCCGACACTGGCGCCGGCGACCGACTGGGATCAGCCCAAGCTCTCAGCGAGGTCCTCGCTGGATTGGGAACATCAAGGTTGGAGGAGACTCTGCCAACTATTCTTCAAAATGTCGAGTCCTCGAAGCCTGCCGTTCGCGAAGGTTTCATGtctctcttcatcttccttcCTGTCTGCTTTGGCAACAGTTTCTCGTCCTACCTCGGCCGTATTGTCCCGCCTATTCTCGCGGGTCTTGCCGACGACGTTGAGTCCATCCGCGAGACTGCTCTCCGTGCTGGTCGCCTGCTGGTGAAGAACTTTGCGGTGCGTGCCGTTGATCTCCTGCTCCCAGAGCTCGAGCGAGGTCTTGCAGATGACAGCTACAGAATCCGACTGAGCTCGGTTGAGCTCGTGGGTGATCTTTTGTTCAACCTCACAGGTATCAAGGCTGGGACAGAGGCTGACGATGAAATTGACGAGAACGCCAAGGAAGCGGGTGCTTCTCTCAAGGAATCCCTCGGAGAAGAGAAGCGTAACAAGATTCTCTCTGCCCTGTATGTCTGCCGATGTGACACTGCTGGAGCTGTCCGGTCAGCCGCCATTTCGGTCTGGAAGGTCCTTGTGCACAGCCCGAGAACTCTCAAGGAGCTTGTGCCTACTCTCACACAACTTCTCATCAGGCGCCTGGGAAGCTCCAACATGGAACACAAGGTCATTGCCAGCAACGCCCTTGGAGAGCTTATCCGCAAAGCAGGAGATGGTGTTTTGGCAAGTCTCCTTCCCACTTTGGAGGAAGGTCTTCAGACATCGACCGATGTCGATGCTAAGCAAGGTATCTGCCTTGCTCTGAGAGAGTTGATCTCATCTGCTTCCCCTGAAGCTCTCGAAGATCATGAGAAGACACTTATCTCCGTCGTTCGCACAGCACTTACGGACTCTGATGAGGACGTCCGAGAGGCTGCTGCCGAAGCATTCGACTCTCTCCAGCAGATCTTTGGCAAGCGAGCTGTCGACCAAGTGCTTCCCTTCTTGCTTAACCTCCTTCGGTCGGAAGACGAGGCAGACAATGCTCTGTCAGCTCTCCTCACGCTACTCACCGAGACAACACGATCAAACATCATCTTGCCCAACCTTATCCCTACGCTCACAACACCTCCCATCTCGGCATTCGATGCCAAGGCCCTGGCCTCTCTATCCAAGGTTGCTGGTCCTGCGATGAACAGGCGCCTGCCTAACATCATCAACTCGCTTATGGACAACGAGATCAACTGCAAGGAGGATGATCTTCGTGAAGAGCTGGCAACTTCCTTCGACACGGTTATTCAGTCCATTGATGAGTACGATGGCCTTAATACGGTCATGAACGTCCTTCTACAACTCCTCAAGCACGAGGATCACCGTCGGAGAGCAGCTACGGCCCGCCATCTGGGCAACTTCTTCTCTGCCGCCAGCGTGGATTACTCCCGGTACAACCAGGACATTATCCGGTCACTACTCAACTCTTTCGATGATGGAGACCAAGATGTCGTCAAGTCCTCTTGGGCAGCACTCAGCGGATTTACCAAGAAGCTGCggaaggaggagatggagtcgCTTGTCATCTCCACTCGCCAAACTCTCCAGCGCGTGGGTGTCGCGGGAGCGAACCTGCGTGGTTTCGAGCTGCCTAAGGGTATCAACGCTGTTCTTCCCATCTTCTTGCAGGGCTTGATGAACGGTACTGCAGAACAACGAGTCCAGGCTGCTTTGGGTATCGCCGATATTGTCGACAGAACCAGCGAGGCCTCGCTGAAGCCGTTCGTGACCCAGATTACTGGTCCTCTCATCCGAGTGGTTTCAGAACGTGCCACCGAAGTCAAGTCAGCCATTCTTCTCACTCTCAACAATCTCCTCGAGAAGATGCCAATGGCACTCAAGCCTTTCTTGCCCCAACTTCAGCGTACATTTGCCAAGTCCCTCGCCGATACGTCGAGCGAGACACTGAGGACAAGGGCTGCCAAGGCATTGGGTACCCTGATCAAGTACACTCCCCGTATTGATCCTCTGATTGCCGAACTTGTCACTGGATCGAAGACTGCCGATCCTGGTGTCAAGACCGCAATGCTCAAGGCCTTGTACGAGGTCATCAGCAAGGCCGGTGCCAACATGGGAGAGGCGTCCCGAGCGGCTGTGCTGTCCCTGATCGACATGGATACAGACGAGAGAGACGACACCATGACTATCACCAATGCCAAGCTGTTGGGTGCCCTCATCAAGAACGTTCCTGAAGAAGCCGCCTCAGGTCTGCTCAAGAACCGTGTGGTTACCTCACACTTCAGCCCCTCGTCTGTGCTTGCTCTGAATGCCGTCCTGGTTGAATCCCCAGAGGCTCTGCTCCAAAACTCGTTGATCGACGAACTGCCCGAACTCTTGTGCCAGGGCATCGCAAACAAGAAC GTTTTTGTGGCAGACAACTGCATCCTAGCTACAGGCAAGTATCTACTCTCAGATGCGCCCAAGACCTATGAGACTACCAAGGGAATCTTTGAGGCCCTTGCGTCCATCATCCAGCCAGGCAATGCAACCGACTCTCGTCGACTTGCGCTGGTGGTTGTTCGCACGGTGAGCCGCAACGACATGGAAATGGTCCGACCTCACGTGGCCCTCCTGGCACAGCCCATCTTTGCAAGTGTTAGAGACCCTGTTATCCCCGTCAAGttggcggcggaggcggcatTTGTGGAGCTGTTCAGCGTGGCAGATGAGGAGAGCCGCATCTTTGACAAGTTCATGGCTGGGTCCGGAGCGGAGCTGCCTGCCAACACCAAGAGGAGCATGGGAGACTACTTCAAGCGTGTTGCCATGAGACTAGGCTCACAAGCTCGCGAGAGACGTGAGGCGGAAGGTGGACAGGGAGGACTTGGCCTATCAAACGACGAGGCAGAGGACGAAAAGGAGATTTGGAGTGTTGGAAAGGTCGATGTGGGAAGCGAGACGTTCTC TCTTCATCCAACATCCATCGAGGACCGGCCACCACTAACGACAATCAAGAT GGCCGTGCTGGGAGCGGATGCTTCTGATGCCGTCGCCGCGATCTCGAAGCCAAAGATTCATCATCGATATCAGAGGGAGTTGGTGGCTAACTCGTGTTTCTTCCTCCACTGCAGGGTCAATCTGCGAACTCAGAAGCGCCTGGCCTCGTCGGTCATCGGCTGCGGTCAGCGCAAGATCTGGCTCGACCCCAACGAGCAGAGCGAGATTTCCAACGCCAACTCTCGCCAGACCATCCGAAAGCTCATCGCCGATGGCCTCATCATCCGAAAGCCCGTCACCCAGCACTCGCGATCGCGCGCCCGCGAGCTGAACCTCGCCCGACGAGAGGGCCGACACCGTGGCTACGGTAAGCGCAAGGGTACTGCCGATGCCCGTATGCCCAGCCAGGTCCTCTGGATGCGCCGCCTCCGAGTCCTCCGCCGTCTTCTGGTCAAGTACCGTGCCAGCGGCAAGATCGACAAGCACCTCTACCACGAGCTGTACCACAGCAGCAAGGGTAACACCTTCAAGCACAAGCGTGCCCTGGTTGAGCAC ATCCACCgtgccaaggccgagaagcagcGTGAGAAGGCTCTccaggaggagatggatgcCAAGCGTGCGAAGAACAAGGCTGCCCGCGAGCGCAAGCAGGAGCGTGCGGCGGCCAAGCGAAATGCTCTCCTTGCCGAGGAGTAA